The following proteins are co-located in the Acidimicrobiales bacterium genome:
- the rho gene encoding transcription termination factor Rho, translating to MSVESTDLERTALERKDRDELVTIAEAMGGKPGSRASKAKVVDLILDLAGVTEPGSDDASTAASDGSAAESTPVEAAEAPSARAESDDDGDGSEGGDASDDEHSGAGAAPSDNGADRPKAKAKDKEKGKAQGQDGGAGKGEGSGKGAADQGRDHGERDAHDAAGDGNERDQDRGRGQQGGDEVDAGNRRRRRRGRNDRPGGDEPWQGEPIPVEGLLDLREEGYGFLRLNGFLASKDDVYVSVKQVRQFSLRKGDVVKGASRPANRNEKNPALLHIDEVNGQTPDEARARPRFDDLTALFPDDKLRLEAPNDPYNMTARIIDLISPIGKGTRGLIVSPPKAGKTTVMKQIARSIETNNPEVHLIVLLVDERPEEVTDMRRWVKNGEVAASTFDRPTEEHTQVAELTIERAKRLVETGKDVVIILDGITRLARAYNLAAPTSGRVMSGGIDTGALYPPKKFFGAARNLEEGGSLTILATALVDTGSRMDEVIFEEFKGTGNMELRLDRRMAERRIYPAIDVDASSTRHEELLFKPKELQQVWKLRRVLTALDGGNGAGLELLIDRMKTFKSNDAFLDEIAKAASAG from the coding sequence GCCCGGGTCCCGGGCCAGCAAGGCCAAGGTGGTCGACCTGATCCTCGACCTGGCCGGCGTGACCGAGCCGGGGAGCGACGACGCGTCCACCGCGGCGAGCGACGGATCTGCGGCCGAGTCGACCCCGGTGGAGGCCGCCGAGGCGCCGTCCGCGCGCGCCGAGTCCGACGACGACGGTGACGGGTCCGAGGGCGGCGACGCCTCGGACGACGAGCACTCTGGCGCCGGTGCGGCGCCGAGCGACAACGGCGCCGACCGGCCGAAGGCGAAGGCCAAGGACAAGGAGAAGGGCAAGGCGCAGGGCCAGGACGGCGGCGCCGGCAAGGGCGAGGGCTCGGGCAAGGGTGCAGCCGACCAGGGCCGGGACCACGGCGAGCGTGACGCCCACGACGCCGCAGGCGACGGCAACGAGCGCGACCAGGACCGCGGGCGCGGCCAGCAGGGCGGCGACGAGGTGGACGCAGGCAACCGCCGCCGTCGCCGTCGTGGTCGCAACGACCGCCCGGGGGGCGACGAGCCCTGGCAGGGCGAACCCATCCCGGTCGAGGGCCTGCTCGACCTCCGCGAGGAGGGCTATGGGTTCCTGCGCCTCAACGGCTTCCTCGCGAGCAAGGACGACGTCTACGTCTCGGTGAAGCAGGTCCGCCAGTTCTCGCTCCGCAAGGGCGACGTGGTCAAGGGCGCCAGTCGCCCGGCGAACCGCAACGAGAAGAACCCGGCGCTCCTCCACATCGACGAGGTCAACGGCCAGACCCCCGACGAGGCCCGGGCCCGGCCCCGCTTCGACGATCTCACCGCCCTGTTCCCGGACGACAAGCTCCGGCTCGAGGCACCGAACGACCCGTACAACATGACGGCGCGCATCATCGACCTCATCTCGCCCATCGGGAAGGGCACCCGCGGCCTCATCGTCTCGCCGCCCAAGGCGGGCAAGACCACCGTGATGAAGCAGATCGCCCGGTCCATCGAGACCAACAACCCCGAGGTGCACCTCATCGTCCTGCTCGTCGACGAGCGGCCCGAAGAGGTCACCGACATGCGCCGCTGGGTCAAGAACGGCGAGGTCGCCGCCTCGACGTTCGACCGGCCCACCGAGGAGCACACCCAGGTGGCCGAGCTCACCATCGAGCGGGCCAAGCGCCTCGTCGAGACGGGCAAGGACGTCGTCATCATCCTCGACGGAATCACCCGCCTCGCCCGGGCCTACAACCTGGCGGCGCCCACCAGCGGACGCGTGATGTCCGGCGGTATCGACACCGGGGCCCTGTACCCCCCGAAGAAGTTCTTCGGGGCGGCCCGCAACCTCGAGGAGGGCGGTTCGCTGACCATCCTCGCCACGGCATTGGTCGACACCGGCTCGCGCATGGACGAGGTGATCTTCGAGGAGTTCAAGGGCACCGGGAACATGGAGCTGCGCCTCGACCGGCGTATGGCCGAGCGCCGCATCTATCCCGCGATCGACGTCGACGCCTCGTCCACCCGCCACGAGGAGCTGCTGTTCAAGCCGAAGGAGCTCCAGCAGGTGTGGAAGCTCCGCCGGGTGCTCACGGCCCTCGACGGGGGGAACGGTGCCGGCCTCGAGCTGCTCATCGACCGGATGAAGACGTTCAAGAGCAACGACGCGTTCCTCGACGAGATCGCCAAGGCCGCGTCGGCCGGCTGA
- the rpmE gene encoding 50S ribosomal protein L31: MKADIHPDYVVATVTCSCGNTFETRSTSADLRVELCSECHPFYTGKQKLVDSGGRIDRFERRYGQRKNKQA, from the coding sequence ATGAAAGCTGACATCCACCCCGACTACGTGGTCGCCACCGTGACATGTTCCTGTGGCAACACGTTCGAGACCCGCTCCACCAGTGCCGACCTCCGCGTCGAGCTCTGCAGCGAGTGCCACCCCTTCTACACCGGCAAGCAGAAGCTGGTGGACTCGGGTGGCCGCATCGACCGCTTCGAGCGTCGGTACGGGCAGCGCAAGAACAAGCAGGCCTGA
- a CDS encoding response regulator transcription factor, with amino-acid sequence MIQEPATDPSADHPLSDRRQEVLELLAEGETPKHIARRLGITMSTCRGHIQDILDAFDAQNALQAVLLAQRNGMLRCRCGDDSEGTHLGRAVRSIVPP; translated from the coding sequence ATGATCCAGGAACCCGCCACCGATCCGTCGGCGGACCACCCCTTGAGCGACCGGCGTCAAGAGGTGCTCGAACTGCTCGCAGAGGGTGAGACGCCGAAGCACATCGCGCGGAGGTTGGGGATCACCATGAGCACCTGCCGGGGGCACATCCAGGACATCCTCGATGCGTTCGACGCCCAGAACGCGCTCCAAGCGGTCCTCCTGGCCCAGCGCAACGGGATGCTGCGCTGTCGGTGCGGCGACGACTCGGAAGGCACTCACCTCGGTCGAGCGGTGCGATCCATCGTGCCGCCGTAG